The following are from one region of the Mycolicibacterium helvum genome:
- a CDS encoding CGNR zinc finger domain-containing protein yields the protein MLFVHDTELTLRAACALVNSDRVDGEQLADQPALDAYLNSYGWTGRRDHDDAEVAAVHTLRGRLGRIWAAADDENRAVGQINALLSDTRASPWLTRHPEMPEWHLHLASIHDPLAQRMGAEMAMSLADLVRAGELRRLKICAAPDCGAVLIDLSRNRSRMFCDTGNCGNRQHVAAYRERRSKEG from the coding sequence ATGCTTTTCGTTCATGACACGGAGCTCACTTTGCGGGCTGCGTGTGCACTGGTTAACAGCGATCGCGTCGACGGCGAACAGCTGGCCGATCAGCCTGCCCTGGACGCCTACCTGAACAGCTACGGCTGGACCGGCCGGCGCGATCACGACGACGCCGAGGTGGCGGCGGTACATACGCTGCGCGGGCGGCTGGGTAGGATCTGGGCCGCCGCCGACGATGAGAACCGCGCTGTCGGGCAGATCAACGCGCTGCTGTCCGACACTCGCGCGTCGCCGTGGCTGACCCGCCACCCCGAGATGCCCGAGTGGCATCTGCACCTGGCCTCCATCCACGATCCGCTGGCCCAGCGAATGGGCGCCGAGATGGCGATGTCGCTGGCCGACCTGGTGCGCGCCGGCGAACTGCGCAGGCTGAAGATCTGCGCGGCCCCGGACTGCGGTGCGGTGCTCATCGATCTGTCGCGCAATCGGTCGCGCATGTTTTGCGATACCGGGAATTGCGGTAATCGCCAGCACGTCGCCGCTTATCGGGAACGCCGCTCCAAAGAGGGGTAG
- a CDS encoding saccharopine dehydrogenase family protein has protein sequence MRARGRDIDIVVFGATGYVGKLTAGYLARSRSGLRIALAGRSKSRLEAVRSGLGGRAKNWPLIVADVDKPGSVKAMASRSRLVLNAVGPYTRYGLPVVAACADAGTDYIDLTGEVPFVRRSIDQSHRRAKDSGARIVHSCGFDSIPSDLTVYALSQRTAVDGAGELAETTLVLRDYSGGYAGGSVATMVDLMRLTSSDPQVRHMLDDPYSLSPDRDAEPDLGPQIDLPLLPGHEVAPELAGLWTSGYVMALYNTRCVRRSNALMKWAYGRSFRYSETLIMGSFPGAALAGAMFNAGIATASRFGGHYLRMLPTGLVDRMTPAAGTGNDMGSRGHYRVETYATTTTGRRYRATIAQPADPGYSATAVLAGESALALVVDRDRLPDRHGVLTPASAMGDVLLDRLPAAGVNFETVGLP, from the coding sequence ATGCGCGCACGGGGGCGTGACATCGACATCGTGGTCTTCGGAGCCACTGGCTACGTAGGCAAACTCACTGCGGGGTATCTCGCCAGATCCCGCTCGGGACTTCGGATCGCGCTCGCGGGCCGGTCGAAAAGCCGCCTTGAGGCCGTCCGGAGTGGGCTTGGGGGCCGGGCCAAGAATTGGCCGCTGATCGTGGCTGATGTGGATAAGCCAGGCTCTGTGAAGGCGATGGCATCCCGAAGCCGGTTGGTGCTCAACGCGGTTGGCCCCTACACCCGGTACGGACTGCCGGTCGTCGCGGCCTGCGCAGACGCCGGAACTGACTATATCGATCTCACCGGCGAGGTTCCGTTCGTCCGGCGAAGTATCGATCAGAGTCATCGTCGGGCGAAGGACAGCGGGGCGCGCATTGTGCACTCGTGCGGATTCGACTCGATCCCTTCGGATCTCACCGTGTACGCGCTGAGTCAACGGACCGCCGTCGACGGGGCCGGTGAACTCGCCGAGACGACGCTGGTGCTGCGGGACTACTCCGGCGGCTACGCCGGCGGTTCGGTGGCGACGATGGTCGACCTCATGCGCCTGACATCCTCGGATCCCCAGGTGCGCCACATGCTCGACGATCCTTACAGTCTGAGCCCCGATCGTGACGCCGAACCGGATCTGGGACCACAGATCGATCTTCCGTTGCTGCCGGGCCACGAGGTCGCCCCCGAACTGGCGGGGTTGTGGACCAGTGGGTATGTGATGGCGCTGTACAACACGCGCTGTGTGCGCCGTTCCAACGCGCTGATGAAATGGGCCTACGGGCGCAGCTTCCGCTACAGCGAAACACTGATCATGGGTTCCTTCCCCGGTGCGGCGCTGGCGGGTGCGATGTTCAACGCCGGTATCGCCACCGCATCGCGCTTTGGCGGCCACTACCTGCGAATGCTCCCAACAGGTTTGGTCGACCGGATGACACCCGCGGCGGGGACGGGTAATGACATGGGCTCGCGTGGGCACTACCGGGTCGAGACGTATGCGACTACGACAACGGGGCGAAGGTATCGGGCCACGATCGCGCAACCCGCCGACCCCGGCTACTCGGCCACCGCAGTGCTGGCCGGGGAGAGCGCGCTCGCCCTCGTCGTGGACCGGGATCGCCTGCCCGACCGGCACGGGGTTCTGACACCGGCCTCCGCGATGGGTGATGTACTGCTCGACCGACTACCTGCCGCCGGGGTCAACTTCGAGACCGTCGGCCTGCCTTGA
- a CDS encoding FAD-dependent oxidoreductase: MAGLSAAWRLSDGQWQDRFESITVYQRGWRLGGKGASSRGEHNRIEEHGLHIWLGSYENAFALLRECYAELDRENTDPGCPVRTWDQALIPAEELGMADRFGDDWLIWSGKFSRTPELPGEPGATGRELTVLDFAARALRLLMDFAESLSAASGKDLTLSVSPEPESADWIAAVRRAALATLAALIEPRTAEGSAAGFLTEALDAVREALDYERRPEHKRMWLLMSLLAATTRGLIADQLITDPAGFRAINDEEYSAWLLRHGADPDVLDFPLIRGMYDMVFGYEEGDFTRPTFAAGVAVLLTGIALFQYKGAFFWKMTAGMGDVIIAPIYQALRRRGVRFEFFHRLDALHLDAHRHRIDAITLGRQVELADGLDTYEPLILADGLPVFPALPSYEKLKATTDLADLESHFGERVDVETRILRRGADFDHVVLATSLGMVELVAGELIADRPEWHEMTTNVRTVATQSFQLWLRPTEAALGWHRPGVTTSGYVSPFDTWASMGQTLWAEQWPPSEEPQTVAYFCGALDAHWPTTDDPAAYVTTHRKRVLANAVDYLNRHVGMYLPKAVTEGGFSWGLLSGAGDRKGAAALETQHVSVNIDPSDRYVLSVPGSDKYRLRPDESGYDNLVLAGDWTDCGINAGCIEAAVVSGLQAANALLGYGRYHHIRGFYMP; encoded by the coding sequence ATGGCCGGGCTCAGTGCTGCGTGGCGGCTCAGTGACGGCCAATGGCAAGATCGCTTCGAGTCGATCACTGTGTACCAGCGAGGCTGGCGCCTCGGCGGCAAGGGTGCCTCCAGCCGCGGCGAGCACAACCGGATCGAGGAACACGGTCTCCACATCTGGCTGGGCTCCTACGAGAACGCTTTCGCGCTGCTGCGCGAGTGCTACGCCGAGCTGGACCGGGAGAACACCGATCCAGGCTGCCCGGTCCGAACCTGGGATCAGGCGCTGATCCCCGCTGAAGAACTCGGGATGGCCGACCGCTTCGGTGACGACTGGCTGATCTGGTCCGGCAAGTTCAGCCGCACCCCCGAGCTGCCCGGCGAACCGGGTGCAACGGGACGCGAACTGACCGTGCTCGATTTCGCCGCTCGCGCCCTGCGATTGTTGATGGACTTCGCCGAATCACTCAGCGCGGCAAGCGGTAAGGATCTCACCCTGTCGGTCAGCCCGGAGCCGGAGTCGGCCGATTGGATCGCCGCGGTTCGGCGGGCGGCGCTGGCCACGCTGGCCGCCCTGATCGAACCCCGCACCGCCGAGGGTTCGGCCGCGGGGTTCCTGACCGAGGCGCTCGACGCGGTGCGGGAAGCACTCGACTACGAGCGCCGGCCCGAGCACAAGCGCATGTGGCTGTTGATGTCACTGCTGGCGGCCACTACGCGCGGCTTGATCGCCGATCAGCTGATCACCGACCCCGCCGGCTTCCGTGCCATCAACGACGAGGAATACAGCGCCTGGCTACTGCGTCATGGAGCGGACCCCGATGTCCTCGACTTCCCGCTGATTCGTGGCATGTACGACATGGTGTTCGGCTACGAAGAGGGCGATTTCACCCGCCCGACCTTCGCCGCCGGGGTGGCTGTCTTACTCACCGGAATCGCGCTCTTCCAGTACAAGGGCGCGTTCTTCTGGAAGATGACCGCGGGCATGGGCGACGTTATCATCGCACCGATCTATCAGGCGCTGCGCCGGCGCGGAGTCCGATTCGAGTTCTTCCACCGCCTCGACGCGCTGCACCTCGACGCTCACCGGCACCGTATCGACGCGATCACCCTGGGTCGGCAGGTCGAACTCGCCGACGGGCTCGACACCTACGAGCCGCTGATCTTAGCCGACGGACTGCCCGTGTTCCCTGCCCTCCCCAGCTACGAAAAACTCAAGGCCACAACAGATTTAGCGGATCTGGAGTCGCACTTCGGCGAGCGGGTGGACGTCGAGACCCGCATTCTGCGCCGCGGCGCCGACTTCGACCACGTGGTGCTGGCGACATCGTTGGGCATGGTCGAACTGGTGGCAGGAGAACTCATCGCCGACCGCCCGGAGTGGCACGAGATGACTACCAACGTCCGCACGGTGGCCACCCAGTCATTCCAACTCTGGCTGCGGCCGACCGAAGCCGCGCTGGGCTGGCACCGCCCCGGAGTGACCACCAGTGGCTACGTGTCACCGTTTGACACTTGGGCGTCGATGGGCCAGACGTTGTGGGCCGAGCAGTGGCCGCCGTCGGAGGAACCACAGACCGTGGCGTACTTCTGCGGGGCGCTCGATGCCCACTGGCCAACCACCGACGACCCCGCCGCGTACGTCACCACCCACCGAAAGCGCGTGCTGGCCAACGCCGTTGACTACCTGAACCGCCATGTCGGGATGTATCTGCCGAAAGCGGTGACCGAAGGCGGGTTCAGCTGGGGCCTGCTATCCGGTGCGGGTGACCGAAAGGGTGCGGCCGCACTGGAAACCCAGCACGTCAGCGTCAACATCGACCCGTCCGACCGCTACGTGCTCTCAGTCCCGGGGTCGGACAAGTACCGGCTGCGCCCCGATGAGAGTGGCTACGACAACCTCGTGCTCGCCGGCGACTGGACCGACTGCGGCATCAATGCCGGTTGCATCGAAGCCGCTGTGGTCTCTGGGCTACAGGCCGCCAACGCCCTGCTCGGATACGGCCGCTACCACCACATCCGCGGTTTCTACATGCCGTGA